The following proteins are co-located in the Cyanobacteriota bacterium genome:
- a CDS encoding protein sphX, producing GLDGTYQPLSRPLFIYVNAKSARRPEVKAFIEFYMANGEKLANEVGYVGLPQRAYSISLGRFRAGRRGSIFGGKEQVGLTIDELLSREAR from the coding sequence GGGATTGGATGGTACCTACCAGCCCTTGTCTCGCCCTCTGTTTATCTACGTGAATGCTAAGTCTGCTCGTAGGCCTGAAGTGAAAGCATTCATCGAGTTCTACATGGCTAACGGTGAAAAACTGGCTAACGAGGTTGGCTATGTTGGTTTGCCCCAGCGTGCTTATTCGATTAGCTTGGGTCGCTTCCGGGCTGGCCGCCGTGGTTCAATCTTTGGTGGCAAGGAACAAGTTGGCTTGACGATTGATGAACTGCTGAGCCGTGAAGCTCGCTGA
- the pstC gene encoding phosphate ABC transporter permease subunit PstC, translated as MVSPAAPRRSFEFKASRNIVGKVIEIILFLAASISVVTTIAIVVDLIYESIPFFQVAGLWQFLTGREWGPVFEPPKYGILPLVSGTLTTTIVALLLAIPMGTIIAMYLSEFAPAQVREIVKPILELLAGVPTVVYGYFALLVVTPALQLVLKDLPGFNMLSAGLVIGIMIVPTISSISEDAMRAVPVSLREGSYATGATRLQTALRVVFPAAISGISSSYILGISRAVGETMVVAVAAGLQYRLTFNPAESAATITAYIVQVSIGDLPYGSIPYQSVFAAGLVLVFMTLVLNVIGHFLSKRYREIY; from the coding sequence ATGGTTTCACCTGCTGCCCCTAGGCGATCGTTTGAATTTAAGGCCTCCCGCAATATTGTTGGCAAGGTCATTGAGATTATTCTGTTTCTAGCTGCATCAATATCAGTGGTGACGACGATCGCGATCGTCGTTGATTTAATCTACGAGTCCATTCCCTTCTTTCAGGTTGCAGGCTTGTGGCAGTTTCTTACAGGCCGTGAGTGGGGACCCGTGTTCGAGCCACCTAAGTATGGAATTTTGCCCCTTGTATCTGGCACTCTGACAACAACGATCGTGGCGCTGCTGCTGGCTATTCCCATGGGCACAATTATTGCTATGTACCTTAGTGAATTTGCTCCCGCTCAGGTTCGAGAAATTGTCAAGCCAATACTAGAACTGCTAGCAGGAGTCCCCACTGTTGTCTATGGCTATTTTGCTCTGCTAGTGGTCACCCCAGCCTTGCAGTTAGTACTTAAGGATCTACCCGGCTTTAATATGCTCAGCGCAGGTCTAGTGATCGGCATCATGATTGTGCCCACTATCTCGTCGATCAGTGAAGATGCCATGCGAGCCGTGCCAGTCTCGTTGCGAGAGGGTTCCTATGCAACCGGAGCAACTCGCCTGCAAACAGCACTGCGGGTTGTGTTTCCAGCGGCAATTTCAGGTATTTCATCCTCCTACATTCTGGGCATTTCGCGGGCAGTAGGCGAAACAATGGTGGTGGCAGTAGCAGCCGGTCTACAATACAGGCTTACCTTTAACCCGGCTGAATCAGCAGCAACAATCACAGCCTATATTGTGCAGGTGAGCATTGGAGATCTGCCCTATGGATCGATTCCCTACCAATCAGTGTTTGCCGCTGGTTTAGTGCTCGTGTTCATGACCTTAGTGCTGAATGTGATTGGACACTTTCTTAGTAAGCGGTATCGGGAGATTTACTAG